In Desulfofustis limnaeus, the genomic stretch GACCCGACGACTTGTCTATGACGGCCAGCCTGCGCGAGTGTCTGAACCAGGTCATGTCCACCCTGACGCCGCGCGAGGCAAAGGTCCTGCGCATGCGTTACGGCATCGATGTCGACTACGATCACACCCTGGAAGAGGTGGGACGGTGTTTCGCCGTGACCCGTGAACGGATCCGGCAGATTGAGGCCCAGGCCATCCAGAAGTTGAAGCACCCCTCACGAATCGAAGAGCTGCGGGTGTTCATGACGGAATAGGTGTTTGACCCCGCCTTCGTTATCGGCCCTTCTCCCCTATGAAAAGAGGGCAGGTATATCGTGAGTTGTTGTCTGGTGCTGCGAGCGTTTTCTTGTTTGGAATCTTCACATGGAAGAAACCGGAGACTGGTTGCGATTGAGCCTGGTTCCTGGGTTGGGGCCAGCTGGGTTCTGGTTGTTGTTCAATCGTTTCGGCTCACCAAAAGCGGCTTTAGCGGCAACGTCCGATCAGTGGCGACAGGTTACCGGGTTACGTGCGGCTCAGGTGCAGGCCCTGGGCCAAGCCGACGCGCTGTCGACGGCAGCGGAAAGGGAATTGCAGCGGCTGGCGCAGAGTGGCGATCGGATCGTGCTTTATTGTCAGGATGAATATCCCGATCTGCTGCGACACATTACCCACCCCCCTCCGCTTCTGTATGTTCGCGGGAGTCTCGATCTTCTTAAGATACCGTCTGTGGCGGTGGTCGGTTCGCGTGCCGCGACAAGTTATGGCCGGAGAACCGCCTACCGGCTGGCAAAGGAACTGGCCGCACGAGGCGTCGTCGTGCTTTCCGGGTTGGCCCAGGGCATCGACGCCCAGGCCCATGCCGGTTGCCTGGACATCAATGGCGATACCATCGCGGTTCTTGGCTGTGGACTCGATGTCGTATATCCCCGGATCAATGCCCCGTTGTATCGTCGGATCGCCGCTGCCGGACTGTTGATCAGCGAATACCCGTCAGCCACGAAACCTGACGCCTTCAGGTTTCCGGCCCGTAACCGGATCATAGCAGGATTGAGTCGCGGTGTTGTGGTCGTCGAGGCGGCACGTCGGTCGGGCAGCCTGATTACCGTGCAGCATGCTCTCGAGGCGGGGCGAGAGGTGTTCGCCGTACCGGGACAGATAGACTCAGCCAAGAGCGCCGGTTGCCATTGGCTGTTGCAGCAGGGGGCACAGGTGGTAACCGGCGTCGAGGATATTCTGGATGGGTTGGGGCTCAGTTCGGTGATCGATCCGGTGGGGCCGGGACAACCGGCGCATTCAACCCCGCCGGACCCTGCGGCAGCCGAGCTGCTCGATCTTGTCGAGCCCTATCCGCTGTCGCGTGAGGAGTTGCTGGAACGTTCCGGGCTCAGCCCGGCCCGTTTCGCCGAGCTGCTTGTGCTGC encodes the following:
- the dprA gene encoding DNA-processing protein DprA is translated as MEETGDWLRLSLVPGLGPAGFWLLFNRFGSPKAALAATSDQWRQVTGLRAAQVQALGQADALSTAAERELQRLAQSGDRIVLYCQDEYPDLLRHITHPPPLLYVRGSLDLLKIPSVAVVGSRAATSYGRRTAYRLAKELAARGVVVLSGLAQGIDAQAHAGCLDINGDTIAVLGCGLDVVYPRINAPLYRRIAAAGLLISEYPSATKPDAFRFPARNRIIAGLSRGVVVVEAARRSGSLITVQHALEAGREVFAVPGQIDSAKSAGCHWLLQQGAQVVTGVEDILDGLGLSSVIDPVGPGQPAHSTPPDPAAAELLDLVEPYPLSREELLERSGLSPARFAELLVLLELDGCIEVLPGDRLCRITGAGREPA